The DNA region TTCCTGATGAGTGTTTAACTACATCAAAGATTCAATTGTATTCAAGCTAAAAAAATTTCCTTTAATCATTTGAAAATTTCAGGTTGGACAGCTGCTTTCGGTAAAATCCATTTCCTATGTTCGGAATACGATGTTCTACCACAATTGCCGATAAACAGTAGATTTTTTAGATTTAATTGATCGTTAATATCTTAATGGTTAAAAATTCGTAATTTTGCACCTTAAAATTTAATGATGGAATTAGAACATAAAGATCACGTAAGTCCGATTTTGAAAGACGGTGTAAAGAATTATCTGATCGATATCGACGGAACCATTACCGACGATGTTCCCAATGAGGAGCCCGAAAGAATGGTCACTTGCGAACCGTATCCCGACGCACTCGAAACCATTAACAGGTGGTACGATCAGGGACACATTATCTGCTTCTTCACGTCGCGAACTGAAAACCTGAAACAGATCACGATCGAATGGCTCGACAGACACGGATTCAAATACCACAGTGTTCTATGCGGAAAACCGAGAGGCGGGAATTACCACTGGATCGACAACCACCTCGTGAAGGCGACACGATACAAGGGGAAATTCACCGATATGGTTGAAAAGCAGGTAACCATCGAGGTTTTCAAAGATTAATAAGGAGCGGAATTCAAAATGAAAATATTAGCAAACGACGGACTCGACCAATCGGGAATCGATGCACTGACCGAAAAAGGTTTCGAAGTCATCACCAAAAAAGTTCCACAGGATTTCCTTGCGGATTTTATCAACGACCACCAGATTAAAACGCTTTTGGTAAGAAGTGCGACGCAGGTTCAGCGCGATCTGATCGACGCTTGTCCCTCTTTGGAAATCATCGGAAGAGGTGGAGTAGGAATGGACAATATCGATGTCGATTACGCACGCTCCAAAAACATCCACGTGATCAATACACCTGCAGCTTCTTCGGCTTCTGTGGCGGAATTGGTTTTCGCGCACCTGTTTTCGGGGGCGAGATTTCTTCAGGAATCCAACCGGCAGATGACTGTTTTGGGAAATACCGATTTCGCAAAACTGAAAAAGCAGTACGAAAAAGGAATCGAGCTCCGCGGTAAAACCATCGGGATTATCGGGATGGGAAGAATCGGGCAGGAAGTTGCCAAAATCGCACTCGGTTTGGGAATGCGCGTGATCGCCGCCGACAACAATATCGGGAGAGCAAGCATCAAGGTGAAGTTTTACAACAACCAGTTCATCAATGTAGATATCGAAACCGAACCGCTCGAAGGCGTTTTGAAACACGCAGACTTCATCACGCTCCACGTTCCTGCACAAAACAACGGCGCGATGATCGGCGAGAAGGAATTTGCGATGATGAAGGACGGTGTCGCCATCATCAACTGTTCCAGAGGCGGCGTAATCGATGAGGAAGCACTGATCGCTGCACTCGATTCTGGCAAAGTTGCTTTCGCAGGACTCGATGTTTTCACCAACGAACCGACTCCGTCAAAAGAAATTTTGAGCCACCCGAAAATTTCGCTTACTCCTCACACAGGAGCGTCAACAATTGAAGCGCAGGACAGAATCGGGATTTCGCTTGCCGAACAGATCTGTTCGATACTTCAGATTCACTAAGCATAAAAACCTGTTAAAATTTCTTCGAAAAATAAAACTAAATTTGCTCCCTTTAGGGACGGGGTAATCAAATTTAGGTTTATTTTGAGAATACGAAAACTAAGCATAAAAAAACCGCCCCAGATTTCTAGGCGGTTGTTTTTTTGGAGTCCAGATTATTTGTTTTTCAACAAATCTCTGATCTCAGTCAATAATTTTTGATCTTCTGTAGGTCCAGCTGGAGCTTCTTCTGCAGGTTTTTTCATTTTGTTGGCTGCCTTAATGATAAGGAACAAAACAAAAGCGATACACAGGAAACTGATTACCGCGGAAAGGAAGTTTCCATAAGTAACCCCGTTCCACGAAAGTTTCGCGATATTTTCAGCACCTGCAGCTTTCAAAGCTGGATTCAGCAGAAGTGGAGTGATTACGTCTTCAACCAAGGAAGAAACAATCTTACCGAAAGCAGCACCGATGATCACACCGACTGCCAAATCCAATACATTTCCTTTAAATGCAAATTCCTTAAATTCTTTTACAAATCCCATAGTTTATATTTTTAACGTTGATGCAAAAGTAGTGAATTAATTTAAAAATGAAAGTTGTTTATAAATTCCTGATTCTTTGAATGTAAAATGCGGTATTCTTTTGTAGTCACCTAGATTTTCTGTAATTTTAATGAAGGAAAATATCGATTGATTATGAAAATTTTCAATGCAGAACAGATCAGGAATTGCGATAAGTTCACCATCGAAAACGAGCCGGTTTCTTCACTCAATTTAATGGAGCGAGCTGCGGAAAGTTGCTGCGAATGGCTTCTGAAGCGTTTTAAAAATAATGAAACTTTCCAGATTTTTTGTGGTAATGGAAACAATGGCGGTGATGGATTTGCCGTGGCGAGAATGCTCTACCAAAAAGGGTTTGACGTGAATGTGTTCATCGATCAGACAAACGCAAATTTTTCTCCCGATGCAGCGATTAATTTTGAAAAAGTAAAAGGAATTTCGGGAATCGATATTTTTGATTTTAATGAATCGGCGAATTTTTCGTTTGAGAAGAACTCGGTGATTATCGATGCGCTTTTTGGTTCTGGACTTAACCGAAAACTGGAGGGGAAACCTGCGAAACTGATTCAGATTCTCAATCAGCTTCCTTACCGAAAAATTTCGATCGATATTCCGTCCGGACTTTTTGCCGATAAGCTCCCAGATGAAGATTCGGTGATTTTCAAAGCGGATGAAACGTTGAGTTTTCAGTGCTGGAAAAAGTCATTCCTTCATCCCGAAACTGGTTTTTTTTGTGGCAATGTTTCTGTCCTCGATATTGGTTTGAGTAAAACTTTTGTCGATGCTGAACCAACCAATGATTTTATCATTAATGATGAAATGATCCGAAAAATCTACCAACCGAGAAATGATTTTTCGCACAAAGGAACTTATGGTAAAGCTACGCTTGTTGCAGGAAGTTTCGGTAAAATCGGAGCCGCCGTTTTGGCGACGAAATCTGCATTGCGAACAGGAAGCGGACTGACTTTCGTTTGTGCGCCCAACTGCGGTTACGAAATTCTGCAATCGACCTGTCCTGAAGCAATGTTCATCAGTGGTGGAGAAAAAATAATTTCCAACATTGAAACGGAAAAAGATTCTGTCGTCGCGATCGGTCCAGGTTTGGGAACTGAAGATGGAACGGTGGCTGCATTATTACAATTCCTGAAAAATTACGACGAACCTTTGGTTTTAGATGCGGATGCTTTGAACATTATTTCCAAAGCTCCAGAAAATCTAAAAATGATTCCGAAAAACTCAGTCATTACGCCACATCCAAAGGAATTTGAGCGGCTTTTCGGGGTTTCAGAAAACTCATTTGAACGCCTGGAAACCGCAAAGAAAAACGCCCGAGAATTAGGAATCTACATTGTTTTAAAGGATCATCACACGCAAATCATCACTCCCGAAAATAAAGTTTTCTACAATATCACCGGAAATTCAGGAATGGCGAAAGGTGGAAGCGGAGATGTTTTGACAGGAATATTGGTGTCGCTTCTCGCACAGAATTATGCTCCAAAAAAGGCTGCAATTCTCGCAGTGTGGCTCCATGGAAAAGCCGGCGATTTAGCTGCAAAAAAATACTCGAAAGAGTCGATGCTGCTTTCAGATCTCATTGCTGAAATCGGAACTGTCTTTAAACAATTAAAATAGAAATTTTTTACTAACAACTGCAACCATTGCAACAACTGTAGCCATTGCAACAACTGCAACCATTGCAACAACTGTAACCATTGCAACAATTTACATGTCACTCAGGTTTTGCATTCTCTTCCTCAGTAATCGTCCTGTTTTTCGCGGTAAACATAATGACGAATCCCGCAATCATAAACGGAATCGACAGAACCTGACCCGTATTCAAACCTGCAAAATTGATGAACTCGTCTCCTTGCGGCTCTTTCAGGAATTCTACGAAGAAACGGATCGCCCAAAGAATAATGAAAAACAATCCGAAAAGCCAACCCTGTTGATATTTTTTGTTGGTGTATCGGTATAGAATCCAAAGCAAAACGAAGAGCAGAAAATATCCT from Chryseobacterium suipulveris includes:
- a CDS encoding LNS2 domain-containing protein, with the protein product MELEHKDHVSPILKDGVKNYLIDIDGTITDDVPNEEPERMVTCEPYPDALETINRWYDQGHIICFFTSRTENLKQITIEWLDRHGFKYHSVLCGKPRGGNYHWIDNHLVKATRYKGKFTDMVEKQVTIEVFKD
- a CDS encoding D-2-hydroxyacid dehydrogenase translates to MKILANDGLDQSGIDALTEKGFEVITKKVPQDFLADFINDHQIKTLLVRSATQVQRDLIDACPSLEIIGRGGVGMDNIDVDYARSKNIHVINTPAASSASVAELVFAHLFSGARFLQESNRQMTVLGNTDFAKLKKQYEKGIELRGKTIGIIGMGRIGQEVAKIALGLGMRVIAADNNIGRASIKVKFYNNQFINVDIETEPLEGVLKHADFITLHVPAQNNGAMIGEKEFAMMKDGVAIINCSRGGVIDEEALIAALDSGKVAFAGLDVFTNEPTPSKEILSHPKISLTPHTGASTIEAQDRIGISLAEQICSILQIH
- the mscL gene encoding large conductance mechanosensitive channel protein MscL, producing MGFVKEFKEFAFKGNVLDLAVGVIIGAAFGKIVSSLVEDVITPLLLNPALKAAGAENIAKLSWNGVTYGNFLSAVISFLCIAFVLFLIIKAANKMKKPAEEAPAGPTEDQKLLTEIRDLLKNK
- a CDS encoding NAD(P)H-hydrate dehydratase, translated to MKIFNAEQIRNCDKFTIENEPVSSLNLMERAAESCCEWLLKRFKNNETFQIFCGNGNNGGDGFAVARMLYQKGFDVNVFIDQTNANFSPDAAINFEKVKGISGIDIFDFNESANFSFEKNSVIIDALFGSGLNRKLEGKPAKLIQILNQLPYRKISIDIPSGLFADKLPDEDSVIFKADETLSFQCWKKSFLHPETGFFCGNVSVLDIGLSKTFVDAEPTNDFIINDEMIRKIYQPRNDFSHKGTYGKATLVAGSFGKIGAAVLATKSALRTGSGLTFVCAPNCGYEILQSTCPEAMFISGGEKIISNIETEKDSVVAIGPGLGTEDGTVAALLQFLKNYDEPLVLDADALNIISKAPENLKMIPKNSVITPHPKEFERLFGVSENSFERLETAKKNARELGIYIVLKDHHTQIITPENKVFYNITGNSGMAKGGSGDVLTGILVSLLAQNYAPKKAAILAVWLHGKAGDLAAKKYSKESMLLSDLIAEIGTVFKQLK